AGAAAATCTCGGCACAGGCCACAGTGTTATGCTATCTGTGCTGCAAGCCCAACACGTGTTTCCATCTACTATCATGCTGTCACCGCCTTCCACACTGTATATATACTCCTCCACCGTTAGGCTGGACGATGTGTAATTCTCAAGAGACTTCTTCGATCTCCATCTCTGTTTTGTTTTGTTCTGTTTTGTTCATCCAAAGTTGATCACCAAGTATGAGTCATCAACAACCACGGAGGCCGGAAGCTGTCAAGTATGGAGACGTTTTCCACGTCTCCGGTCAGCTAGCTCGGACACCCATAGCACCACAGGACGCCGCTACCATTCAGGCCGCCGAGAACATGGTACTCGGTGAGATCCCCAAGGGTGGTGTGGCGGCTACCATGCAATCAGCTGCCAGCTGGAATGAGCGACGCGGCGTGGTTGGTCACAATGACATTACTGACATCGTGAGCGATCAGGGAGCTGCCGTGTCACAAACCGATGTCGATGGCTATCGCGTCATAACAGAAGCCATTGGGGGACAAGTATTAATAATCTAGCCAATCATTCTTTAGCTCCCATATATTATTTATACGTGAATTCGTTTTTATTTACATGTAAAATCTCGGCAGATTGTGGGACGATATGGGCAGCCAAGGGAAGTGACAACGGCTAACCCAGATGTGGACCCCGACGATTGTACCatcggcgaagcactcgaggcCACAGCCATTTCCGCTGGAGACAAACCAGTTGATAAAAGCGACGCCGCCGCAATACAGGCTGCGGAGGCTAGAGCCGCTGGGCTGGGCCATGTTGTGCCTGGCGGCTTAGGAGCAGAAGCAAAATCAGCCGCCGAATACAATTCCCGGATAGCACGGGATGAGGGCAAAACCACGCTTGAGGATGTTTTAACAGTAAAATTTCGTCCGAAAACCATATACGCAATTCATATTATTGTTAATTCTTTTCATTCAAGTTTCGATTAGATTTATTGTATTGCTGTGTAATTTATAGGATTCAACGGAGAAATTGACTGGTGATAAAGCTGTGACGAGAGAAGATGCGGAGGGAGTGATACAGGCTGAGATAAGCAACACGCCGGATATGGCAGCGCACCCTGGTGGCGTGGCCGCGTCCATGGCGGCTGCAGCGAGGCTTAACCAACAGAAATGAGGGGTTAATTCAATGTAGTTGCTATTTTGAGGAATTAACATGATGTAAGCATCGTATAAATAACTTGCATATGTATATGAAAACATGGAATATAATAAATTACATTTTGAGTTGATCCAGGAAGTTACAAATATTAAATCTAATTATGATGTCATTACAAAATATATTCCATCTGCTAAAAGCCTTGAACGTCGCCATTTATCATTCAATTAAGGCAATATCGTATTTAATAATTGGAAAATGCACCAGAATGTTTGAGAAATGCCAAGTATGCGGCAGATTATAAAAAAGCTTAAACAGTTACACCGACAGTCCATAGATGTGTGATCCGAACGACCAGTAGCATT
This window of the Primulina huaijiensis isolate GDHJ02 chromosome 3, ASM1229523v2, whole genome shotgun sequence genome carries:
- the LOC140973390 gene encoding late embryogenesis abundant protein D-34-like, translated to MSHQQPRRPEAVKYGDVFHVSGQLARTPIAPQDAATIQAAENMVLGEIPKGGVAATMQSAASWNERRGVVGHNDITDIVSDQGAAVSQTDVDGYRVITEAIGGQIVGRYGQPREVTTANPDVDPDDCTIGEALEATAISAGDKPVDKSDAAAIQAAEARAAGLGHVVPGGLGAEAKSAAEYNSRIARDEGKTTLEDVLTDSTEKLTGDKAVTREDAEGVIQAEISNTPDMAAHPGGVAASMAAAARLNQQK